The genomic region CCATTTCGTGGCAAACTCGCGCGAGGTAGCCGGCCGGATCCGCAAGCATTACCGCCGCGAGGCGGACATCGTCCACCCGCCGGTCGACGTCGAGCGGATTCAGCCGAACGGTGCGCCGCCGGAGGACTTCTACCTGACCGTGTCGCGGCTGGTCTCGTACAAGCGGATCGACCTGGCGGTGCAGGCCGCTACCCGGCTCGGGCGACGGTTGATCGTGGTGGGCGATGGGCCCGAGCGCGCGCGGCTCGAGGCGCTGGCGGGCCCGACTGTGGAGCTGGTCGGATACCTACCCGACCGGGAGGTGGCGGAGCTGCTGGCGCGCTGCCGCGCCTTCCTCTTCCCGGGCCACGAGGACTTCGGGATCGCGGCCGTCGAGGCGCAGGCCGCCGGGCGTCCGGTAGTGGCGTTCGGGCGCGGTGGCGCCCTGGACAGCGTGGTCGACGGGAAGACGGGGGTGCTCTTCGAGGAGCAGACCGTCGCGGACCTGGCCGAGGCGATGCTCGAGCTGGAGCGGACCGAGATCGATCCCGACATCTGCCGCGCCAACGCGGAACGTTTCGGGGCGGCGCGCTTCCGTGACCAGATCTCCGCGGTGATCGAGCGCCAACTGGAGGGCGAGCTGCGGCGGGGTACCTCCGAGCCGGCGCTGGAGCGGCGGGCCGGGAGAGTGTGACCGCGCGCGAGCAGCTCGGGGTAAGCAGCTGCGACGGGAGGCGCCCGCACCTACGTCGTTCAGCCTCCGACGTCTCCGCCGGATGCTCGCATTTTGGGGGATGACGGCGGCGGCTGACGAGAACCGAGCACGCATGATCGTCGTCATCAAGATCGCGGCCCGGGGGGACCTCCTCCTCGCGGCGCCGGCGTTCCGCTACCTGCGGGAGAGCCGGCGTGGTGAGCGCATCGTGCTGGTGGTGGGGGAGTCGTGCCGGGACGTGGCGGAGCACCTGCCGTACTTCGACGAGATCCGCACGATCGACGATCGCGCCCTGTTCACCGGCTCTCCGATCGCAAAGCTGCGGGTGGTGGGAGAGCTGCTCCGCATCCTGCGGAGTGCACGCGGAGGTGGGCACTCCGAAGCGATCGTGCTGCATCGCGACTGGCGCTACGGTGTGGTGGCCTGGTTGGCGGGGGTGAAGACCCGACGGGGCTTTTCCTCTGGTCGGGGCGATCGCTTCCTGACGCACCCATACCGGGCGGGCGAGCGGGAGCACCACGAGGCGCAGTACCTGGGCGTCATGGGTGGATCCGGGGCGGTTTTGCCGGGACCCGCCACTCTCTGGCGCTTCGCGCCCGGAGAGCGGGAGCGGGCGCTGCAGAAGGCGGCCTCGCTGGGACTCGAAGTGGATGGTCGGCCACTGTTGGCGCTGGGGTTCGGCGGAGGACGAAACGTGAAGATGGCGGTGGACCTCAAGCTGTGGCCCCTGGAGCGCTACGTCGAGCTGGCCGGGCGGCTGGAGGAGGAGGGGATGCGCGCCGTCTGGCTGGGGGATGGCCACGACGCGGAGCGGTTGGGCGAGGTGGATCCGGGTGTGAACCTGGCCGGGCGGCTGAGTGTGGTGGAGACCGCCGCGGTGGTGAGCGCCTCCCGGCTGGTGATCGCCAACGACACCATGCTGCTCCACCTCGGTCGGGTGCTGGGTA from Longimicrobiaceae bacterium harbors:
- a CDS encoding glycosyltransferase; its protein translation is MRVALVTDWLTSFGGAERVLMELHRLFPEAPLYTSVYDPSGLPPEMQGWDVRPSFLQRVPFARSHRQAFLPVMPLAFEQFDLREFDLVISGSSACAKGVITRPDALHLCYCHTPCRYLWDLYHDYTGGSRARALIAPVAHWLRVWDRVSSDRVDHFVANSREVAGRIRKHYRREADIVHPPVDVERIQPNGAPPEDFYLTVSRLVSYKRIDLAVQAATRLGRRLIVVGDGPERARLEALAGPTVELVGYLPDREVAELLARCRAFLFPGHEDFGIAAVEAQAAGRPVVAFGRGGALDSVVDGKTGVLFEEQTVADLAEAMLELERTEIDPDICRANAERFGAARFRDQISAVIERQLEGELRRGTSEPALERRAGRV
- a CDS encoding glycosyltransferase family 9 protein yields the protein MLAFWGMTAAADENRARMIVVIKIAARGDLLLAAPAFRYLRESRRGERIVLVVGESCRDVAEHLPYFDEIRTIDDRALFTGSPIAKLRVVGELLRILRSARGGGHSEAIVLHRDWRYGVVAWLAGVKTRRGFSSGRGDRFLTHPYRAGEREHHEAQYLGVMGGSGAVLPGPATLWRFAPGERERALQKAASLGLEVDGRPLLALGFGGGRNVKMAVDLKLWPLERYVELAGRLEEEGMRAVWLGDGHDAERLGEVDPGVNLAGRLSVVETAAVVSASRLVIANDTMLLHLGRVLGIPALGIFGPTDPAHTGPHLPGSAYLWLGPDRVPCSPCHQDGYYPPCRFEHRCMRELPVEAVLRTALRLLRAEPSAAGLDRSVGVG